The Ovis canadensis isolate MfBH-ARS-UI-01 breed Bighorn chromosome 24, ARS-UI_OviCan_v2, whole genome shotgun sequence DNA window GGATTTGAGGTTTGCAAGATTTTTGGCTTTGCCATGTTGAGGCTTTCGGATGGGCAGAAGTTCTGAATTCCAGCCTTCATAGTCTATTCTCTGATCTCAAGAACATAAAAACTCTTCTTTTGGCTTTTAAAGGAAACAATGTGTTTGCTcgaaaaaccacacacacaaaaaaactgatTATCTACAAAACGGTTATGTGGATTCTGAACGGCGGCGAAAGCCACCCAGCTCCTGGCTCTATTTGCGCTTCCTCAGTATCAGATACATGAGGCCGCTGATGAAGGTAAATGCAAAGGCCACCCAGGCCAGGATGAAGGAGTAGCCGAAGCTGCCACCCGAGGTCTGGGCATACAGTTCTTGGTTCCTCTCGTGAATGTCTTTGCGCCGGTCTGTGTAAATGGAAGCTGCGATCATGACACACAGGCCTGTTGGAAGAAAGCCAGGGCCCAAATAAATCACAGACCACAGTGTGCACCAGGGACCCATGGGGACTGTGGTCGGAGCTGAAGACAAATTTCAGGTTTTATTATTAGCAGGCATTTATTTTAGTCTCTTGGAAAGATTACAACTAGTATTTTGTGGCAGAATATTGCCCTGTAGCCATTCAGCTGCCCATTCTTGCTGGCTGAATCCAGTGTCATTTGGACAGCCAGCTACCCAGCCCAAAGGGTCATAACTGCTCCAGGATATGGGTCAGCCAGGCAGGAAGTAGTTTGCTTTGCAGGACACATATGGTCTCTATCGCAGCTACTCATCCTGTCCTGTTTACTTGTTATAGTTTATGGTTCTATATATCTCAGTTCTGGCCATAGAAAATTCTACAGTGAAAATTATTACTGTATTATCCTGAAAAGAGGGAGACGAGAGAGGAGAAAGCATTTTTTGATGCTGTATTTTCCCTTGCTTACTGCTTTAGAaactcttggtggtggtggtttattagGTCAGGATGAATGTCAGGAGCTACAGCAGCCCTTTTGGGGCCATGAGGAAGCCATCACTGACACTCTGGAGATGACAGCATGGAAGGATGGAAAGAGTGGAGGgttcctgatgctgctgctgagcTGCCAAAACAACTCTGGCACCTTCCACCTTCAAGCTATTTGTTATATTGAAAAAGTAAAGTTTTTGTGTCCGAAGTCATTGCTAATTGGATTTCTCTCTTAATCACAGCTGAAAACGTCCTTACTGAACCATCAGCATTCACAGATATTAGTGGTACAATGAGACCAAGTACCCAGATTTTCCTTGGGGGGAGAGCTATGCCTCTCTTCTCTCTACCACGGCAGCAACTCCTACTTACCCTACAGATCCTAGCTCAGGCTTCACATTTTTAGGACACCTTTTCTGACGCTCTAACTAAATCCAAACTCTGAAGCGCAAAAAATATCCCAGCTGCTGACCCCTCCTTTCCAATTCCTCACCTGCCACGCTCCTCCCACCAGAATACTCATGGTTGGCTGGGAAGGGAGTGTTTATTCTGGGAAGCCCGTCATTTCACTTACAAGCCATGAGCTGGATGATGGAGGTTAAAACAAATCTCTCTCCCTGCTTGAGGCGGAAGAGTTGGAGCACGAAGATCAGAAAGGCAATGCAGCAGAGGATGGTGGACAGGATCATGGTGGCCTGGACCGCCTGCACCGTGGAGAAGTCTGTGGAAGAAGGGGCAAGAGCACACGACTAAGGACCACAGACCTCCTGGGCCCCTGGGGAGCATGGTAACGGCTCCAGAGCAAGGACGGAGCCAAGAGGTCACGAGCCTTCCACTGGCACAGAAAGAGCACATGTGCCGCCAGTGAGTCATCGCGACACCCACTCTGTCCACTTGTGCAGTTGACCCAATAATCCCCAGTGTCCTTATCTGGAAAATGGTGCAAGAACCAGCCACTCTGCAGTCTTCCGGTCTGGGTATTGCCCCCAGATGCCTGGGTCAATGGCAGGTTTTGTGTTTTAAGTACAAACCCTCAGATCCTGAAAGATTCTGGATCAAGAGGTTGGAATGGGATGGGTTGGGTGGGGACTGGGGGTCCTGCACCTTATAAAGACCTCAAAAGGGATTCTTAGATATATGGGGCTCACGGGGCTGAGAGACCTCCTGAAAGTGCCCTGTCGATACAAAATACCCTCTAAATATAACAGTGTGAGCCTTGTGATTGTTATTCAGGAAAAGGAAAGGTGAGGGTCTTTTCAGATTAGCCTTAGTGAGCAGGGCGTCAAAGTTTGGGGCTTAGCACCGGGAAGTTTTAGGGGACAAAGGAGCTGGTCTTGGGTGGAGGGCACTGCATGTAGGAAAGACACAGGCGAGGCTGTGAAGAGGTCAAGTGCATGCCCTGGATTCACCtgtgtgggcctcagtttcctcacctgtaactTGGGGAGAGTAAGTGCTCCACTTCATCAGCAGGGGAAGGTGGAATGCTCGCAGCTGTGCGAGGATACCAGGCAGTgagcgcatgctcagttgctcagttgcgtctgactctttgcgaccccatggactgtagcccgccagactcctctgtccatgggattctccaagcaagaatactggagtgggctgcctttttttttttttttcttctccaggggatcttcctgatccaaggatcgaacccacatctcctccactggcaggagggttctttaccagtgagccaccaaggATGCCAAGGATTCCAGGCAGTGCTGGCAGAGAGAGAGTCGTGTATAAGGGATGGCTATTACCACCAGGATGCAACTGGTGAGGGGCACAGTGCCCAAAGCGGCACAGGAAAACTTAAggatagatcttttttttttttttttttttcagttttgctggAAACTGACTGAAGAGAAGCATGATTTTTAAGTACTTAATccactatttgggcttccctggtggctcagtgataaagaacctgcctatcaatgcaggagatgtgggtttgactccagtattctcgcttggagaatcccacagaggagcctggtgggctacagtccttggggatgcaaagagtcggacgcaatgCATGCACATGTAGAAAAAAAGGAACTGTTTTAAAGCAGGTGTCAGGATGCCTTTTCTATAAAGGCTAGACAGTAAATATTCAGGCTTTGTGGCTATACAGTCCCCTGTTCATTGTCTTGTttaatttggcttttttcttgttttggttttttacaatgtattaaaaatataaaaaaccacTCTTAGCTTATTGGACTGAGTCTGGCTGGTGGTTTGACAGCCTGTTAtgctaaaaaataataagagacttccctggtggtccagtagttagggctctgcacttccactgcaggggacctgggtttgacccctggtcggggaactaagatcccacaagctatgcTGAGtggtcaaaataattttttaattaaaaaaataaaaataaaagggaatagCTGCATATGGGGAAGTGGCCCACAAATGACAGAAGCTTGGAAACGTTGCTTCAGAGCACCACCAGTGTCGCCAGCTGACCACACACCCTGGCAACGATGAGGCTCCAACGGGGAAGAGTGGCTGTTTCCAGGGTCAAGGCTTAGAATGGCAGAGAAACAGACCCAGAGCGGGGGCAGCGTCAGGGGCTTAGAAGGCAGGCTTCTGAGCTGGTCACGTCTAGATGGACTCCTAACTCCATCACTCACTCCTGACTTTGTCACCTTGGGTTTctgccctgtgcctcagtttccccatcttgaAACCAGGAGACCACTTATGTGAAGGACTGAGCCCAGCGCCTCCCAGTAAACCTTCAGTAAATGATGCCTCCTTTCggtagttttgcttttattatgaATATTGCCATTGTTGCTGATGGAATAGTAAGACTTTACGCCCCAGTGAGCAAGGTCCCTTTCTCCCTAAGTAGGattctaagaaaaaaacaaacacaaaagcagGATACTTGTTAAGTCTGAATATCAGGTAAACAACAATTTATTTTAGTGTTAAGTGTGTTCCATGTAATATTTGGCACCTAAATTACACtcaatttttcattgtttatctgagatATCAAATTCACTGGCTGTCCAGTGTTTTATCAGCCAAAGTATCGCTTTTGTTAGTTCTGCAACAGAAAACCGAACCATTCACTCCACAGGGAAGAAGAGGGCTTGACATGTTTTTAGATGCGATTTTCTGTATTTACAAAACCCTTTATTtttctgaggcttccctggtggctcagttgttaaagactccgcttgcaaggcaggagacccaggtttggtccctgggctgggaagatcctctggagaagggaatggctacctgctccagaatccttgcctggagaatcccatgaacagaggagcctggtgggctatagtccatgcggctgcaaagggttggacacgactgagcggccttcacttcacttcatctttCAACTGCAGCTCGTGTGCCGAAGCAGCACGGCAGAGGCACTGCTGTCACCCGCACTGACAGCTGAGGTTATTGAGAGTCCAAGCAGCGCTCAGGTGACCGGCCCCAGggaaggtcacacagctcttaAAGGAGCCAGCTCTTGGGTTTCTGCCCATGAGGCTGCTGAGATGCGAGGAAGTGACGCAAATGTCTCTGAGCTATTTAGAGGAGTGGAGAGAAGATTCTAGATAAGGGCTGGAGCTcagaaggggtgagggagggaaGCTCTGCTAGgtcaagagagaagagaagggtggGGCCCAGTGTCGCTGGGGTTGGTGCCCTCTAGCCTCCGGCTCCCCCcgcttcctgtcctcagcttaTGCTGAccctgctcccccagccctgggcagcagccaggcccctctgcacAGGCTGAGACGGAAGGAGGGGTGAGGGGTCAGACCATAGGGAAGCCCTTCTCCCGAGGGGTCTTTTTTCACTCAATGCTCTCCCATCAGCTTCACACTCACCTTGAACAGTGTCATTGAGTTCCGTACAGTTCGTATTGTTGACACACACTCTCCAGATGTCTGCAAAAAACTCCTCTCCTACCCACCAGGCCTGGAACACGACAGAGAAACACAGGGAAAGGGTGTTTGTTCATTATGAAAACAAAGGcctccagggctttcctggtggctcagtggtaaaaaaaatccacttgaaatgcaggaaacacgggtctgatccctgggttagggagatcccctggagaaggaaatgcccactctagtattcttgcctgggaagccccatggacagagggacctggcaggctacagtccgtggggttgcaaagagtcagacacgactgaagtgactgaacatgcacacacgtggccaaaaaataaatgttaaaaatgtttaaaaactaaattaaattttaaaattaagaaaaaaaaagaggtttggGGTGAGAGTGTTTGTTTCTAAcaggctcccaggtgatgccCATGCTGCCGGGGTGCTGACAGGGAAGGTCCAGGCTCTCCCAGGACTTGGGTGAGGAGGCGAGGCTCAGCTGGTGATGATAAGAGCAGATGGCGGTGAATCCCCCCAGAACTGCCAGGGCAAAGCTGGAGGGGCAGACAGAAAGATAATATCTTGGGGGGGGGGAGCCTGTTACGAATGAAATGATCAAACAAGAGTCTCCCGCCTTCTGTGCAAGTgcttctgtgtctctctgtgttcCTGCTGCTCTTTGCGCCCAGGTGACctttcttctgggcttcccaggtggcactagtggtgaagaatgccaatgcaggagacataagggatgtgggttcgatccctgggttgggaagatcccctggaggagggcatggcaacccactccggtattcttgcctggggaatccccatgaacagaggagcctggcgggctacaatccatggggtcgcagagtcagacaggactgaagcaacttagcacacatccaTGCCCTCCCTTCTGCTTTCCATCCACCCAAAGACTGGAATCTCCCCAAACCACCATCCATCCAGGCCACAGCTGGTCACTAAGCTCTCACTACGGGCCCCAGTGACACTGCCAAGCGCAATTCCTAACACATAATAAAGACCGAGTGACTCATCAACCACTGTCTTCTCAGGAAGGCCCATGGTAACAGAAACACCCACAGGATGGGCTGGTGCTATGGCTGATGGCTTTTCTGCCCCTAACATTAGTGTATCCCTTTCACTCTGTCTGGGACCTTTGCAGGATCCCAAGGGCTAGatgcaagaaatagaaaaagattgTAAAAGCACGTTCAAAACCATTCGGTTCACACAAAGTGGGCTCTTTGGATAACGGTAGGTTCCCAAGGCTTTAACAACGTGGCCCCTGCCCTGGCCACTCATGACAGCTCTTCCAGAACCCCCAGGAACGCCAACCCAAATCCACTCATTCATCTCCCTTAGGGCATCTAGAACCAGGGGCCTCTGGAATGCTTCAAATCCTAGCCCCGCCGCTTCCTGTCCCGTAAATTCCAGCAGACGCCCTAACTGCCCTAAAGCCCAGGTCTCTCATCATGCAATACCGCCAGGAGAGGAAGGATCTCATAGACTTGAGGTGACGATCACAGGAGATGATCAAAGGGCAGAGGGTAGGAGCTCCAGAGTTAGCAGCCTCTAAGTGACAGGTCTTCTCCCAGTCcgtgttgctattattattttgatgatGAATTGACAGGAGTCAATTATATGATTATATGCAGACTGACCTGGAGGCCACTTGTACAATGCCCTTTCTGGCTTTCTGAGCAGAGTTTCTGACTCTAAATGTGTCCACAGTCTGAAGCCACCAGGACTGAAGCGAGGCCTTTGGATCAGGATGTGGGCCCTAGGGAACATCTGGTTAAAAGCTTCATTTTTCTGCCAGAGGGGATGTTAATCTATGCCAATATGTTATTTATCAAATGCACCCCTGCCATATGGatactcaaagaaaaaaattaaatttttcatgGGTACATGGTCAGAGTGGGGAGTGTTCCACTCTGCTGGGAAGGGCATGCTCAGGTAGGCTTACAACAGGAATCCTGTTGGTAAGGAGATGTCAGAGGCAAGAGGGGCAAAGGTTACCTGGGATGGGTCACCTGAGGGATCTAGAGCAATGGTCCTCAAGCAAGGGTGACTTTGCCTCccagggacatttggcaatgtctgaagacattttGGGGTGTCACAGCTAGGGGCAGGAGTGCTGCTGGAgaccaaggatgctgctaaacaccctGTGATGTGCAAAGCACCCACAACAAagaaagttgttgttcagtcgctaagtcatgcccaactctttccaaccccttggactgcagcacaccaggctcccctgcccttcactgtctgccggagcttgctcaaaatcatgtccattgggttggtgatgttGTCTAACTGtatgtcctctccctcccccttcttcttttgccttcaatctttcccagcaacagggtcttttccaatgagtcggctctttgtatcaggtggacaaagtattgaggttacagcttcagcatcggctcttccagtgaatattcagggttgatttcatttaggattcactggtttgatcttcttggtgTCCCAAAATGACAACAGTGCTGAAGCTGAGAAAATGACCTGAGGAGAGCTGGATTTAAGCCACGTCTGCAAAGGAATTCCTACAGCTAAGGCATCTGTGGGGGACTCAGGGAACAGTGGACCAAGGTCCCTGCCCATCCAGACTTATATATGGGGTGCTTCAAACTCCCACACTTCATCCAAGagtcctcaggcctgggctgaggaGACAGGTGTGCCTTGGTAgggtgtgaagtgaaagtcgctcagtcgtggctgacttttatagtccatggaattctccaggccagaatacaggaatgggtagcctttcccttctccagggggtcttcccaacccagggatcaaacccaggtctcccgcattgcaggcggattctttaccagctgagccaccggggaagcccttggTAGGGAGGATAACCCCAAATCATAATCACCTTGTGggagttctgtctagtcaaggctatggttttccctgtggtcatgtatggatgtgagagttggactgtgaagaaagctaagcgccgaagaactgatgcttgtgaactgtggtgttggagaagactcttgagagtcccttggactgcaaggagacccaaccagtccattctcaaggagatcagccctgggatttctttggaaggaatgatgctaaagctgaaactccagtactttggccatctcatgtgaagagttgactcattgaaaaagactctgatactgggagggtttggggacaggaggagaaggggacgacagaggatgagatggctggatggcatcactgactcaatggacgtgagtctgagttaactccgggagttggtgatggacagggaggcctggtgtgctgcgattcatggagtcgcaaagagttggacacgactgagcgactgaactgaactgaactgtgggagttCTCAACCCTGCTTCTATTGACTCTAGGATCCAGTTCTGGGAAGGTCAGAAGGAGAGGGAACTTACATTGTCGATGGTGGCGACAAAGAGCAAGGCCGCGGACGTGATGTGGAAGATGATAATGAAGGCCAGAAGCACCAACATTTTCACGGGGCACCAAGAGGCACAGAGCAGTGTTTAAAGCCCAGAGGAGACGTGCTAAACAGGgtgaaagaaattcaaatttgTCAGTGACAAAGcactaggaaagtgaaaaattaaactTTCATGAGATTTTAGAAAAGCTTAAACagctcttccctctttcctttgccTGGAGACTTCACTGGACAAAGTCTGGCATGAGGAGCTGCTCTCTTTTGCATCCAGAGGCCAGACATTTCTCGTGGAGGAGGAGAAGTGAGGATCAATTACAATCCCTAATTCAGAAGAGCAATGCAGCCTTCAAAGCTGCACACCGCAGGCACCAGGGCAGGAAGGAGCGCTCTAAAATACTGTTTCGGATCCCCCACCCACCAAGCAATGCCATGGGGACTTCATAGCACCAGAGTAAGCTCACCGTCTGAGTATTCATTATCACAGTCCCTGCTGCCTTGCCGCTTAACAAAGCGAAAGTGATCAACTAAGGAAATATTTCTTAATGATCTGACTATAAAATTAATCccaatgtaagttggtgcagtcactatgggaaacagtatggaggttccttaaaaagctagagttgccatgtgatccagcaagcCCATTCCTGGGCACACATCTTTGTATCGAAAAGATccaaagaagaaagcaaagaaagcaaGCATTCAAAAGAATGCTGTGAATATCAAAGGACAAAAAGTAACACTTGGGAAAACTGATGAAGTCTTtgaatatttctaaaaaaatGACCATCATCTTGGTCAAACAACACGAAAATGTCTAAAATGCCACATCAACTAATCCAGTTGAACGAGTGAATGCTACCAGCCCTCCAAATCAACACATGATTCATTCTTCTTGCACTCTAATCATTTGTGACCAGTTACCATCGCTAAAGTTTTGTAGAACATAAAGTTAATTTTTagtttcactttaaaaaacaCAGTCCAAATCAGACCTTGTTTTCACTATTTTATGATATTACAGCACCAGTTTTCAGtgggttgattttatttttttaaccctctctttctctccctccaaaTACCCcgtcccccaccacacacacattgtgttctgaaccatttgagagtAGGTTGCCTATACCATCTCTTTGAAAGAGAAAAGCTTCATCTAAATTATTTCATCCGATTGATGATTGTCATTTATAAATTTAGTGCTACTTCTGTCTTGGGTATTACTTTGGAAAAGATATGTGGCTTCATTACACACTCTAACGTATTGTCTATAGATTATAAGATAAAGTCAAGCATGTATCTGCTGATACTTTTTGAGTGGACCTGTCTTTATACTTAGAAACATCTCTTaatagtaggcttccctggtggctcagatggtaaagaatctgcctgcaatgcaggagacctgtgttcgatccctgcattgggaagatctcctggagaaggaaatggcaacccactccagtattcttgcctgggaaatcccatggacagaggagcctggcaggctacagtccatgggattgcaaagaatcagacacgactgagcgactctcactcactcactctgtcTATGCCATACTTTATGTCTACAAATTTCGTATCTCTGAAATAAGGCCATCACTGTACGTAATCACAGCATGATAACCCCCCCAATTTTACATTATATAGTACTTTTATCTCATCTACAGTCCATATTCAAATTTCTCCAATAATCTCAGTAGTGGCCTTAGCTATTTTTTTGGTCCAGGCCAAATCCAAGATAATGTGTTGCATTTTGTTGTCATATCTCTTTATGGTTCCTCAGGTTTTCTTGGCCTTCCTAGCACTGATATTAGAGTACTGACCATTTATTTTGTAgaaagtctcttttttttttttttctagaggcatcagttcagttcagttcagtcacttagtcgtgtccaactctttgcaaccccatgaactgcagcatatcaggcctcgctgtccatcatcaactcctgcagtccacccaaacccctgtccattgagtcggtgatgccatctaaccatctcatcctctgtcgtccccttctcctcttgccctcaatctttcccagcatcagagtctttaccaatgagtcagttcttcgcatcaggtggccaaagtattggagtttcagcttcagcattagtctttccaatgaacactcagggctgatttcctttaggatgactggttggatctccttgcagtccaagggactctcaagagtcttctccaacaccacagttcaaaagcatcaattcttctgtgctcagctttctttatagtctagagGCATAGAGTTTATTGAAACTTAAAcaagaatttaaatatatttccttttaaaattgatgtatagttgattcacaatattaTTTGAATTTCAAGTATGCAacacagtgatttgatatttttagagATTATagtccatttaaagttattataaaatactggctgtattccctgtgctgtataatatatccttgcagcatatttatttactataattaaatttatttatttttaactgaaggataattgctctataatattgtgttggtttctgctaaacatcaacatgaatcagccatagcatttcatggaaaatatttcatggcaaatagatggggaaacaatggaaatagtgacagagttgattttcttgggctgcaaaatcactgcagatggtgactgcagccatgaaattaaaagacgcttactccttggaagaaaagctatgaccaaactagacagcatattaaaaagcagagacattactctgctgacaaaggtccatctagtcaaggctatggtttttccagtggtcatgtatgatgtgagagttggactataaagaaagctgaacaccgaagaactgatgattttgacctgtggtgttggagaagactcttgagagtcccttggactgcaaggagatccacccagtccatcctaaaggagatcagtcctgaaaattcattcgaagaaatgatgctgaaactgaaactccaatactttggccacctgatgtgaagaactgactcattgggaaagaccctgatgctgggaaagactgaaggcaggaggagaaggggacgacagaggatgagatggttggatggcataaccgactcgacggacatgagtttgagcaagctccaggagttggtgatggacagggaggcctggcgtgctgcagtccatggggtcgcaaagagttggatatgactgagcaactgaactgcctgAACTGATACCGATGTCCTCTCCTTCTTGAACATCCTtgtcacctctctccccatcccacccttctaggttgttacagagccctgatttgagtttcctgagtcacacagcaaattcccattggctatctactttacatagggtaatatatatgtttccatgttactctctccatacattccaccctctccttcctcccctccccaccccctgcccccatgtccataagtctgttctctatgtctgtgtctccttactcccctgcaaataggttcatcagtacatgAAAGTCTCCATTTTTAAATGCTTCCTAATGATTAGATTCAGGGTGTGAATATTACACACTCATGTGACCTTGGTGTGTTCCACCAGGAGGCATAGGATGTCAGGCTGTCCATTATTGGTGATGCTAACTTTGATTAAGGGGTTCAGGGTCACCAGATTTCTCCATTGTGCACTTTTCCTTTGTAATTAAAAAGTAACTTCTGGGGAggtattttttaaactgtgataAAAGGCACATCATTTTTAAGCGTACTACTGATGACATTTAGTACATTCAGAAGGCTGTACATccatcaccactgtctagttCCAGAACACTTCCTCTCCTTGAAAGGAAACCTTGTACCCATTAAGGAGAcactccccattcctccctccaCTCAGCCCCCAGCAAccattaatctgctttctgtctatgGATTGGGCtgattctggatatttcataaaaaatgaaatgacacaAGATTTGTCCTTTtgcgtctggcttctttcatttggtAGTATTTTCTAGGTTCATCCCTGTTGTAGCACGCGTAGGGAGATATTTTGGGTTGACCTTAAGATCCAATCTTTCATTAAAATGTCACCCCAATAGTTAGAGCATCCATTGGTACTTCTGAAGTAGAATCACTTAAAATGGGCTTTTTTgggaaaaataccatatgatatcacttatatgtggaatctaaaatacaatgcAAATGGACAGATCCACGAAAAcgaaacagactcacggacacAGAGAACCaccttgtggttgccaaggggtggggagggaacaattgggagtttggggttggcagatgcaaactattgtatatagaatggataaacaacaaggtcctgctgtagagcacagggaacaatacccaatatcctgtgatactccatgatggaaaagaagatgaaatacatacatatatataactgaatcattttgctggatagcagaaattaacacattgtaaatcaattatacttcaataacatttttttaaaaaaaataaaacagccttTTTCTGACACTAACTCTCCCACTTAGAGAGCTGCATTGCACAAAACCCCCTACCCGTTCTCTGCTCACTCTCACTCACGGGATGCACTATTCCCTCATGAGACAGACCAAGGCTCATGAGCTCACACCAGGGCCAGCCGCTCTCTGAGACCCAGGACTCATGAACAGTGATCCAAGAGCCAAGTTCTCAGCCACCATTCTGTGTACGCATCATCATTTGGAAGAACGCAGTGAACCAGCTCACAGATTCTTCCAATTCTTTCAAAAAGGACAAATTCCTCTTTGTTCAGGCCTGCGTCATTCTTAGCTGCCATCCTATGCTGCCTTCAAATAGATGCATTTCTGGTCCTCACAAAAAAAGGAGCATTACCACACTGAATGCCACGTTCCTTCAGTATCAGCTGGAAGGCCAAAATGCCAGCATCACAAGCAGTGCCAATAATTCCAGGGTGATAATAGCTTTACATATTGTTCAGCTCAGATGGCATAAATACATAAGGACGCCTAACTAAACCTTTctggaacagaaaagaaagactttAACTCTTTCCTAAAGTGTGGAATTCAAATGTTATAGGGCAAGCCTTTGGATGGTGCATTGACATGGCATTACACAACAGTGAACCACATAGTAAGAAAGTCCCCATTCTAACCCTTCCAAGCTCATC harbors:
- the EMP2 gene encoding epithelial membrane protein 2 yields the protein MLVLLAFIIIFHITSAALLFVATIDNAWWVGEEFFADIWRVCVNNTNCTELNDTVQDFSTVQAVQATMILSTILCCIAFLIFVLQLFRLKQGERFVLTSIIQLMACLCVMIAASIYTDRRKDIHERNQELYAQTSGGSFGYSFILAWVAFAFTFISGLMYLILRKRK